The nucleotide sequence tatgatgacctttgccaacttttgttccacaactcgatTGACTTAAAAACATGACACACGACTattatacgactaaaataactcataacataacctccttatcatgttaaacaccctagtctcaccccaaaagtacatgttataacattcccaacttgtcaattttcgatgaaacattattttcttcaattcctttaactttTGAACCTTCCAATCCTCTTTGGAATTGTTGTTCATGATATTCAATgtttgtaacctccgaggtaaaatgaataacttactttatttactttcaaatattatatcatttttggtcctacattagtttgcttacgacacacttttacgtacgaaaatatagggtatAACACCTAACCTCGGTTTGAAAATAGTGACGAGATTAGCAAAGTCCGTTATTCACTTTCAACAGCCAACATCGACAATaacaacataacaacaacaaaagaaaaagtagTTTAAGAATATCAAGTTCAACTCACTCacaataagagaaaaataagaacacTTTCCAAATAAATCTGTTAAGACATCAATTTCAAAGACATCAAATATCAAATAACATGAGGAAAATGTAACCCTATGCTTGCATGACAAGTATCCATGCCAAATCGATAATATCACAGTTTAATCATCAAGTAAACACAATCTTACCACGTACATAGCTCCTGACACAAGTACCCCTCAGTAATCACACGCACACTCAACATTGTACGCGTGCTTGGCATAATTTTCTCACCAAGCGCATCTTGTATGCTTGCACCCACAAGTTAATACCTAACTCCGGAAGAACGGATCCTAGCTCAAGCATTGATCGAATCTAAGTCAACGACCAATATCACTCAGCCCAAATGGGTCCTTGCACACACGCCACCTCAGTATCAATACCAACACAACTCTATGGCCGAAGATCAGTCATAAATCTCCtcaagtctcaatatgccaacctcTAATTGTATCACAAATAAAACACCGAATGGAGTATCACACAAATAAGGACACTGACAATATATGAGATAACATATAAAAGGGTGCACATAGATGGATATATAACATATGGATATAATATCATGACCGAGAAATATGACTATGGCTAAGGCAAATAACTCAACATAGCAAAAATAGCTCCATCATGTCTCAAATAGAAAAGCAATGGCCTAGACataatttctagcatgaatagTAGCTCACGTAGTCAACAAGTCCAGAAAAATACGGTATCAATATAGCTAAACAAGGCATATTAGAGCCTAGAATCTACCCGGATCATGAATAAATACAGTGTTCATATATgtgctcgtcacctcgcatacgtGTCATCCCCAACATATAGCAAACATCGTCGTCTATGGGGAAATACCCTCAAAGCAAgcttaggcaagacacttacatCAAAGAGCgagaatcaatactccaaaaagccctacgctctcgaatcggcctccgaacggatcaaatctagcaaaaaaataactcaataatgtcAGACAAGGCTATAGGAATCAGACACTTAGTTGGAAGCTTAGAagcttatgaacttaagagaaattCAATTGGTTTCAAAAACATTTTGAAACTTGTGTGTCTCAATTTATGTGCATTTAAGTAAAGACCCTTTTAacctttttaaataaaaattatatatttgaaaattaatatgaAATGTACTATATAAATTagtataattaataatttaaaaaatttattttttcttaaaaaaattacAGCTAAAGGAAAAACTGTTTGAATACTTAAAAAGTACACTTTCACAACAATTTAAACTCTGGGGACCAAATCATACCTTtgagtaggggtgttcatggttcggtttggattggttttcccctaaaaagaaaccaaaccaaataagtcggtttttcaaatattagaaccaaaccaaaccaattaagtcggttgttctcgattcggtttatgtcggtttttcgattttttggttatttgtcggttttttcttaaatataagacctacactaccaaacacatattccggcggccacattttcaatgtaacactatcaaatcaattgccctttgagaaatctattatttatcaaaatatattgatgataattgaatcaaatagtgatgaataatttaaggactcaattaaaaatatgttatttttaacacGGAATGGATTCTTacactaaacaaaagaaaactaccaatcaaactagaatgtaaaggtaaagaactataTTAAAAATGCAAACTATTAACATTTAccataaattttttgaaactttgtataacaatatatatatatgtataggtgtaataataaattagAAATAGTTACTCCTATAGTTGATTTGATTCGGTTTTTTCtgattaaaatcaaaaccaaaccaaatttgatcgatttttaaaattcaaaatcaaaaccaaatcaaaccaaaaagtatcgatttttttgataggtttgatttgattttcggTTTAGTTTGATTTTTCTGGTTTTTATGAAAACCTACCTTTGAGCAACAACAATTGAAGACACCTCAGCATTGGAAGCCCCAAATGCCAAATCCACTTTTGGCGGACCATTCAATCTTGTGAAGACACTCAATAGTAAGTCTGCTTTCTTGTTTTCATCGACATCAAACTTTTCTTCACTTTCCCCACCCCCTTCAAATCTACCCCATTACCCACCTCGTCTTTTCATACCCATTCTCTCCTTCTTCCATTTCTAGCTCcgccctctctctttctctctgtCAAAGTAAATAGGTACTGATAAAGCTAATTACAgctttaaaatttcatttttttcttcatttcttggtGTGCATTGTGTTATTCTTTGTGGGTGttgaatcaatgttcaaaagatttgttttttttgtttgctCCTTTCAGTTCTTGGCAGGAATACAGGAATTAGATTACATTGATCAGGAAAATGGACTCGGCAGCCCTGACTAGCGTTTGTGGCAAATCTGCTCTTCGCTTCACTCCGGTAAGTTCATTTCTATATCACTATATGTAATGTTTGTTAATCCCTCTGGTCCATTTTCATTTTATATAACACAACTCTTTGGTTCCATTCTAGAAAGATTGAGATTTTTTTTTCCGTTATATATTTTTGGAATCTCATTAATTTAACATCCTACTTTACCATTAAGGATATAGGGAATTAACATGACATGTTGAATACCACTAGATACTGAAAACACCCTTGGTATTTAATAATGGATTTAAGTTTTGTACACTGACAGGCGTAAAGAAATTTTTACACTATCGGTTATAGCAGGTTATCCCTCTATTTTCCAGGTTATTAATATGAAGAGTTACATATTGTGGTTGGTCATTTTAATACACCGTTAGTGCAAAGAACTTAAGCTCTTTAATAATAAGTAAATATCTTAAAGGTGcctcttttttcttaaattatttgaACCATCATTATATAAAAAGGGAGGTAGGTCTGTGGGAAATATTTGCTTTTCACTTTGTTTCGATTCTTTTATGTCAGCACATTTGTTTTCTTTCTCTCAACATGTACTGATTCTTGCCCACACTCCAAGGTGAGAGTCACAGAGAGGGAATACTGTGGTGCATTTTGTTGATGGGGGTAGTCTTTCTAACTGAATTGAAATATGTGCTGCTTTTCTGCTCCTTTGTGGTCTGCCAGTAATGATCTTGATGCTATAAATAACCTTAAACTTTGTATTCTTTCAAATTCTTGTCATGGTATGCACTAAGCTACGTAATATTTGGGCGCCATGTTTATTATAGGGTTTATTTCTGGGGAGAACGAATGGTATTAGGAGCTCGCAGTGTAGCTTTATGGCAGGAAACCGGATAAACTTTCCGCGGCAGAGAGCTCAAGCATATAGAGTTAGTACTAAATCTAGCAAACGTGGTGGTGCTCTTGCTGCAACATGTCGCGCCGAGAAGATTCTGGTGGCAAATCGAGGAGAAATTGCTGTTCGTGTGATTCGAACTGCCCATGAGATGGGAATTCCTTGTGTTGCTGTTTATTCGACCATAGACAAAGATGCCTTACATGTgaagctagctgatgaatctgtTTGCATTGGTGAAGCACCAAGCAATCAATCGTAAGTTATCACAAACTTGCTGTTCTTATTGGATAAAACGAAGTTAAATTCCTTGTATTTTGTTATCTTCAGTTGATATTCATTTCATAGTTTTCATCTCCAAGAATTATGACATTTACACCCCCATTTAACATGTACAGGTATTTAGTGATCCCAAATGTCTTATCTGCTGCTATCAGTCGTGGATGTACAATGTTGCATCCTGGATATGGTTTCCTTGCTGAGAATGCAGTTTTTGTTGAGATGTGCAGAGAACATGGAATCAACTTTATTGGGCCAAATGTAAGTTCTTACATATGTGCCATTATCTTATTACCTATATTAAACCTATAGGCATCAGTAGGTAATCCACGTTATATTCAGTAGGAAATGCAGAAACATCATTTTGAAAGATTGTCTTAAAATTGCAGCCAGACAGTATTAGAGTCATGGGTGACAAATCCACTGCCAGAGATACAATGAAGAATGCTGGTGTTCCAACTGTGCCAGGAAGTGATGGACTATTACAGGTATCATTTTGTTAAGTTTTTTGAGTCAGTTACTGTTACTTGAACATACACATGGACATATGCATGTCTATATTTGTTTGTATCTCCGTTACTGTTTCATCGTTACTTATCAATAACTAGATAATCCCCATTGTAGAGCACTGAAGAAGGTGTAAGGCTTGCTGAGGAGATTGGTTACCCTGTGATGATTAAGGTAACTTTTTTAAAACTGAAAGTAGCTTGAAACATCACATGCTCTGTACTGTGAAATATCTACTTATTGCTGTCTTATATTTCCCTCGTACTTTAGTGACTATATCAGTATACACAAAACACTTGTCTTCAAATATTTTATGCATTTGGAGACTGATTAGCTTGTTGGGTCTGCTTTTGTTAGACTTATCTCTTCAAACACTTTACTGCATTAAAGGACTAATTGACTTGTTTGTTCTACACTTGCCAGCCTTGTCTCTTTACATAGTTTTGCTGCTTTTAGCCACTAAAGTAGTGTATGTCATGAAACTTCATTTCTTGCATTCTACTTCTAGTGGACGTTAGTGTGCTAACAATGATAACTGTTCGTTCAACACTTCATTATTTGGACTTGGTGGAGCAAACTGTtcttaaatgataattttgaATAGCGGATCAAATTATCAACTTGATAGTTCTAGAATACTTAGTTGAGCAATTTCACTTTGCTTTCCAGCTACTCATTGCCATGTTACCTTCTGAATAGCAAGAGGTCTAgcttttttcgaatttttttgattgttttctgCATTTTGATGAATCATAAGATTAAAAAGGCCCTTTTTCTCAATTTTATCaattatttgataattattaATACCAATTTTAGTATTTGGATTACTGTTGGTATCGATCATAACCTAGGCCAGTTAGTCATTTTCATGCTAACTCAACAATAGGATAACAGACTAAGATTTGTTGAAGTACAGTTAGTGTTTTGTGGTCTGAATTGGGAGTGAGAAGCCCAGAATGACTTGATGGCTAGTTGAGAGAAAGAAGCTTAATCACAGGCTAGCCATACGACAATGAATTCATTATAGGGCCTTGTTCACACCACCCGTAACCAGAGGGAGAAGGTAGAAAATTATTGCAATTAGGTTGTGGTTGGAGAGAAAATGTAGTACGAGCGAAAGAAAAGGTACTACAAACAGACTTTTGAAAGTGTGACTTTGTTATCATTGGAAAAAATGTGAGCATCCAATCCAAAACCACAAGGCAATGAATGGGATAGCCCAAGACCTTTATCAACCCATTTGGATGCCCCTTATATAGCCGATATGAAAGATTTTTCAAACATAACTAATTGGGCAAACTTTTATATACTTAATTTTAAAGGTATATGCATAGAAAGAGGCCAAGTAAACTACACTCTTGAGAGGAACAATTTTCATAACTTGACACAAGGAAGCCTCCATTTACTTTGCTCTTTTTGACAAGTTTACTGGACTGCTTCACTATTGGATGTTATATTCAAATCCAAGATTTTTTTAGTATGAAAGTTTACATAGTTGGccgaagatgaaagtagcagaaatgaggatgttgaggtggatgtgcgggcacactaggattcgggagaaggtgggttGTGAGCGTGGCTCCTATGGATGATAAGATGCGTgcagcgaggctcagatggttcgggcacgtgcagaggagaagcccagacacctcggtaaggaggtgtgagcggttggctttggCGGGTACGAGAAGAGGCAGAGGgcagcctaagaagtattgggaagAGGTGATCAGGCATGACATGGCGTGGCTTCAGATTTTCGAGTatatggcccttgataggaatgtgtggaggtcgagcattagggttgtaggctaggaggtagTTGAGCAATTTCTACTTTGTACCGGTAGTGAGGCTAGCCTAATAGGATTTCGTCTTAGATTGCTAGTGGTTAATGTCATGTTCCCACTATTCTTCCATTTTCCATAGTATAGGGCCTTATTTacttgttattgttattgcttttcatctattttctgggTCTTATGTCGCTGTTATTATTTCTATGTTTTTTGATGATGGTACTGATGTATTTGTCTCTGTCTCTGTTCGTCTTCTTGAGCCTAGGGTCTTTTGAAAATCgcctctctactccctcggggtaggggtaagatacTCACTACCCTCCTagatcccacttgtgggatttcactgggttgttgttgttggaagtTTACATAGTTGAATATCAGTACTGCGGTACAATGACATAAATCTGTTGCTATATCTAGTTCTTATCAGCCTGCTTTGATTTAGTATTGCAATGCTTAATTTTGATCAAGAATAACTTATTAAAAAACAATATTATGTTTAAGAATATAATAAAGGGAGACAAATGAAAGGACGTTTGATGCATAATTAAGGAAGCTATTGGATCGGAATGAAGTGACATGAGTTGTTGAGTGCCTGGAAGAGTTATCACTGAACTTGTGAAGCCTTTATTGTTTTGAAGGCAACAGCTGGTGGTGGTGGACGTGGAATGCGTCTTGCTAAAGAACCTGATGAGTTTGTAAAATTATTACAGGTACTTCTCTTTGCATCATATGTCGATCTTTAAGTTTCAAAAACATAGTAGGTGAAGGTTAGTCTTTTGCTTTTGACTTCTAAGTGTACCAAGACTTCCTTAGACTTTGGAGATTCATCCAGTGTGATTTTGGAATTCTTACATAGATGAAAGCTGTATTCCCTATTCCTTGTTGTCAGCGAAACTGATGTGGCTGTTGCATAGCCACTTTTGCCTCTTCCTGCACTTTCTATGTTCAGATATTACTATTATTAGTACATGAGCATTTGATAATATCTTGTATCAGCCGTGCATCCTGAACTTTCATATTATGTCTATGCATGTGACTGGAAACTCTTTCTACATAATCTGTGATTTGCATAGCATTTTTCTTCTATGATAGTTTCTGATCTTCCTTTTCTATGAATCATACATATTCTAGCAAACTCACAAACCTTATCATGAAGCATAATTGCTTTTAAGCCAGAGTTCTGAGTTTTATCTTATACTTGGTCTTTTTTCACTTTCAGCAAGCTAAAAGTGAAGCAGCTGCTGCATTTGGAAATGATGGCGTTTATCTGGAGAAGTACGTCCAAAATCCTAGGCACATTGAATTTCAGGTATTGTTACACCTTACTTCATTAACCAGAAGAATTTTCTAACTCAGGCGAGAAAGAATTTGATGCCATAGAGATTGAATTTTTACGTGAGTTCTTGGGAAGAACTTGAATgcatatatttaaaataaataaacccCTGTTTTGGAAAGAAATGGAATACATGTATCGAGTTACTGACAACTCATAGATGTTGGACATTACGTCTGACAACTGCTCATGAGCTGTTATCTCAGGCTTTATACACGCATAAAGGTCTAAGTTATGGATCTTCCTATACTGG is from Nicotiana tabacum cultivar K326 chromosome 18, ASM71507v2, whole genome shotgun sequence and encodes:
- the LOC107802092 gene encoding biotin carboxylase 1, chloroplastic-like isoform X1, whose translation is MDSAALTSVCGKSALRFTPGLFLGRTNGIRSSQCSFMAGNRINFPRQRAQAYRVSTKSSKRGGALAATCRAEKILVANRGEIAVRVIRTAHEMGIPCVAVYSTIDKDALHVKLADESVCIGEAPSNQSYLVIPNVLSAAISRGCTMLHPGYGFLAENAVFVEMCREHGINFIGPNPDSIRVMGDKSTARDTMKNAGVPTVPGSDGLLQSTEEGVRLAEEIGYPVMIKATAGGGGRGMRLAKEPDEFVKLLQQAKSEAAAAFGNDGVYLEKYVQNPRHIEFQVLADKYGNVVHFGERDCSIQRRNQKLLEEAPSPALTPELRNAMGDAAVAAAASIGYIGVGTVEFLLDERGSFYFMEMNTRIQVEHPVTEMISSVDLIEEQIRVAMGEKLRYKQEDIVLRGHSIECRINAEDAFKNFRPGPGRITAYLPAGGPFVRMDSHVYPDYVVPPSYDSLLGKLIVWAPTRERAIERMKRALNDTIITGVPTTIEYHKLILDIEDFKNGKFDTAFIPKHEEELAPPQQMVPAATKEMVNASA